From the Clavibacter phaseoli genome, one window contains:
- a CDS encoding anthranilate synthase component I, with protein MSETPRPAAPSVPAPGTTTRDAFRVLAADHRVIPVLREVFADGETPVGVHRKLTAGRPGSFLLESAGQGGIWTRFSFVGVSSFGVLTQQGDSARWLDYGMDARRALGDDAPDGPLAALAALYARWETPRIPGLPPLTGGLVGFIGWEAVRQIERLPDRPPAEVPVPGQALSFVSELAVLDHRRGTVTLVATALNDGVDDEEAMWADAQARLDRMQADLARPSETFLAEVDLQAQPSATLRTEPADFHEAIARSKHHIHEGDVFQVVVSQRFDQPTTADPIDVYRILRVLNPSPYMYLLTLEDADGKPYSIVGSSPEALVTVTDDHVYMHPIAGSRPRGATVEEDVAHEESLLADPKERAEHLMLVDLARNDMLKACAPGSVEVTEFMRVERFSHIMHLVSSVEGTLRPGVSSIDVFRATFPAGTLSGAPKPRALQIIDELEPAQRGVYGGVVGYFDFAGDADLAIAIRTATIVDGIAHVQAGGGMVADSDPDAEYLESQNKAAAPLRAVAVAEAMRRVR; from the coding sequence ATGAGCGAGACCCCGCGCCCCGCCGCGCCGTCCGTCCCCGCGCCCGGCACCACCACGCGGGATGCGTTCCGCGTCCTCGCCGCCGACCACCGCGTGATCCCCGTGCTCCGCGAGGTCTTCGCCGACGGGGAGACGCCCGTCGGCGTCCACCGCAAGCTCACCGCGGGCCGCCCGGGCAGCTTCCTGCTCGAGTCCGCCGGCCAGGGCGGCATCTGGACCCGCTTCTCGTTCGTCGGCGTCTCCTCCTTCGGCGTCCTCACCCAGCAGGGCGACTCCGCGCGCTGGCTCGACTACGGCATGGACGCGCGCCGCGCCCTCGGAGACGACGCGCCCGACGGCCCGCTGGCCGCCCTCGCCGCGCTCTACGCGCGCTGGGAGACCCCGCGGATCCCCGGCCTGCCGCCCCTCACCGGCGGCCTCGTCGGCTTCATCGGCTGGGAGGCCGTGCGGCAGATCGAGCGCCTGCCCGACCGTCCGCCGGCCGAGGTCCCCGTGCCCGGCCAGGCGCTCAGCTTCGTCTCCGAGCTCGCGGTGCTCGACCACCGCCGCGGCACCGTCACGCTCGTCGCGACGGCGCTCAACGACGGCGTCGACGACGAGGAAGCGATGTGGGCCGACGCGCAGGCGCGCCTCGACCGCATGCAGGCCGACCTCGCGCGCCCGTCCGAGACGTTCCTCGCCGAGGTCGACCTCCAGGCGCAGCCGTCCGCGACGCTCCGCACCGAGCCCGCCGACTTCCACGAGGCCATCGCGCGCAGCAAGCACCACATCCACGAGGGCGACGTCTTCCAGGTCGTCGTCTCGCAGCGCTTCGACCAGCCGACCACGGCCGACCCGATCGACGTGTACCGCATCCTGCGCGTGCTCAACCCGAGCCCGTACATGTACCTGCTCACGCTCGAGGACGCGGACGGGAAGCCGTACTCCATCGTCGGGTCCTCGCCCGAGGCGCTCGTGACCGTCACCGACGACCACGTCTACATGCACCCCATCGCCGGATCCCGCCCCCGCGGCGCGACCGTCGAGGAAGACGTCGCCCACGAGGAGTCGCTCCTCGCCGACCCGAAGGAGCGCGCCGAGCACCTCATGCTCGTGGACCTCGCGCGCAACGACATGCTCAAGGCGTGCGCCCCGGGATCCGTCGAGGTCACCGAGTTCATGCGCGTCGAGCGGTTCAGCCACATCATGCACCTGGTCAGCTCGGTCGAGGGCACGCTCCGGCCCGGCGTCTCGAGCATCGACGTCTTCCGCGCCACGTTCCCGGCCGGCACGCTCTCGGGCGCGCCCAAGCCGCGCGCCCTGCAGATCATCGACGAGCTCGAGCCCGCCCAGCGCGGCGTGTACGGGGGAGTGGTGGGCTACTTCGACTTCGCCGGCGACGCCGACCTGGCCATCGCGATCCGCACCGCCACGATCGTCGACGGCATCGCGCACGTCCAGGCGGGCGGCGGCATGGTCGCCGACTCCGACCCGGACGCCGAGTACCTCGAGTCGCAGAACAAGGCCGCCGCGCCGCTGCGCGCGGTCGCGGTCGCCGAGGCCATGCGGCGCGTGCGCTGA
- the hisI gene encoding phosphoribosyl-AMP cyclohydrolase produces MSAAPIDTDAHGVPDVDGILARASFADDGLLPAVIQQHDTREVLMLGYMDREALRRTLTTGRVTFWSRSRSEYWRKGDTSGHGQYVRDAALDCDGDTVLVQVDQVGVACHTGTRTCFDADHLHPVTGARPAADEGPTP; encoded by the coding sequence ATGAGCGCAGCCCCGATCGACACCGATGCGCACGGCGTCCCCGACGTGGACGGCATCCTCGCCCGCGCCTCCTTCGCCGACGACGGGCTGCTGCCCGCCGTGATCCAGCAGCACGACACGCGCGAGGTGCTCATGCTCGGCTACATGGACCGCGAGGCCCTGCGCCGCACGCTCACCACGGGCCGCGTCACCTTCTGGTCCCGCTCGCGGAGCGAGTACTGGCGGAAGGGCGACACCTCCGGCCACGGCCAGTACGTGCGCGACGCCGCCCTCGACTGCGACGGCGACACGGTCCTCGTCCAGGTCGACCAGGTAGGAGTGGCCTGCCACACCGGCACGCGCACCTGCTTCGACGCCGACCACCTCCACCCCGTCACGGGCGCGCGTCCCGCCGCCGACGAAGGGCCCACCCCATGA
- the lgt gene encoding prolipoprotein diacylglyceryl transferase yields MSIPSPDPSDTRFDVTAWLQGFGIDLPLTFVIHAYAVCILVGILIAAFLTNRRLVARGVESGTVIDFTLCALVLGIIGARAFHVLTHPGDYFYDGADLWRVLYVWEGGIAIFGALIGGAVGVWLGSKWTGVRFWTFADALAPGLLLAQAAGRMGNYFNQELFGTPTTLPWGLEVDPSNAAFPAGLPAGTLFHPTFLYEIVWNVAGALFIIVLGRAVRLQWGRGLAVYLMWYGLGRMVFESIRIDPSEIFFGVRTNVWAAFLAVALGLVLFLVQTRRHVGSEPSPYLPGRTPNDVTRRAKAGRDGEVASVYTDSDFADVDDDRASTGSDSHALPATSGRGA; encoded by the coding sequence ATGAGCATCCCCAGCCCGGACCCGTCCGACACCCGGTTCGACGTCACGGCGTGGCTCCAGGGCTTCGGCATCGACCTGCCGCTCACCTTCGTCATCCACGCGTACGCCGTGTGCATCCTCGTCGGCATCCTCATCGCGGCGTTCCTCACCAACCGCCGCCTCGTGGCGCGCGGCGTCGAGTCGGGCACCGTCATCGACTTCACGCTGTGCGCGCTCGTCCTCGGGATCATCGGCGCACGTGCGTTCCACGTGCTCACCCACCCCGGCGACTACTTCTACGACGGCGCGGACCTCTGGCGCGTGCTCTACGTGTGGGAGGGCGGCATCGCCATCTTCGGCGCCCTCATCGGCGGCGCCGTGGGCGTGTGGCTCGGCTCCAAGTGGACGGGCGTCCGCTTCTGGACCTTCGCCGACGCGCTGGCGCCCGGCCTCCTGCTCGCGCAGGCCGCGGGCCGCATGGGGAACTACTTCAACCAGGAGCTGTTCGGCACCCCGACCACGCTGCCCTGGGGCCTCGAGGTCGACCCGAGCAACGCCGCGTTCCCGGCCGGACTGCCCGCGGGCACGCTGTTCCACCCCACGTTCCTCTACGAGATCGTGTGGAACGTCGCCGGCGCGCTGTTCATCATCGTGCTCGGCCGCGCCGTGCGCCTGCAGTGGGGCCGCGGCCTCGCCGTCTACCTCATGTGGTACGGCCTGGGCCGCATGGTCTTCGAGTCGATCCGCATCGACCCGAGCGAGATCTTCTTCGGCGTCCGCACCAACGTCTGGGCGGCCTTCCTCGCGGTGGCCCTCGGCCTCGTGCTCTTCCTCGTGCAGACCCGGCGACACGTCGGCAGCGAGCCGAGCCCCTACCTGCCGGGCCGCACCCCGAATGACGTAACGCGTCGCGCGAAGGCGGGCCGCGACGGCGAGGTAGCATCGGTGTACACGGATTCGGATTTCGCCGACGTCGACGACGATCGGGCATCCACCGGGTCGGACTCCCACGCTCTCCCCGCCACAAGCGGACGCGGCGCCTAG
- a CDS encoding Trp biosynthesis-associated membrane protein, which yields MRVTRRTKSLALLLVLATSAATFLGWSQDWSTLRIGGQAPALVPVAGSVAAPALSALALSSLALAGALAIAGRVLRVVLGVLETLIGATVALTALTAIAGPVQAGEAAVTTVTGVAGSAAVADLVAGWTTTPWGPVTLVAGVATALTGLFIAVTGARWPTRRSRYDAPDQSPARRIVPREDPVAAWDSLSGGADPTRREAGDADDAPPGGAT from the coding sequence ATGCGCGTCACGCGCCGCACGAAGTCCCTCGCCCTCCTGCTCGTCCTCGCCACGAGCGCCGCGACCTTCCTCGGCTGGTCGCAGGACTGGTCGACGCTCCGCATCGGCGGACAGGCCCCTGCGCTCGTGCCCGTCGCGGGCAGCGTCGCCGCCCCCGCGCTCAGCGCCCTCGCGCTCTCCAGCCTCGCCCTCGCCGGCGCCCTCGCGATCGCGGGCCGCGTGCTGCGCGTGGTGCTCGGCGTCCTCGAGACGCTGATCGGCGCCACGGTCGCGCTCACGGCCCTCACCGCGATCGCGGGGCCGGTCCAGGCGGGCGAGGCCGCCGTCACGACCGTCACGGGCGTGGCGGGATCCGCGGCGGTCGCCGACCTCGTCGCGGGCTGGACCACGACCCCCTGGGGCCCGGTCACGCTCGTCGCCGGCGTCGCGACCGCGCTCACGGGCCTGTTCATCGCCGTCACCGGCGCGCGCTGGCCCACGCGCCGGTCGCGGTACGACGCGCCCGACCAGTCGCCCGCCCGCCGGATCGTCCCGCGCGAGGATCCCGTCGCCGCCTGGGACAGCCTGAGCGGCGGCGCGGATCCCACCCGCCGCGAGGCCGGCGACGCCGACGACGCCCCGCCCGGCGGAGCCACGTGA
- the hisF gene encoding imidazole glycerol phosphate synthase subunit HisF has product MAPAGSASGPAAQLAVRVIPCLDVAAGRVVKGVNFLDLQDAGDPVELARLYYEQGADELTFLDVTATVEDRSTMYDVVSATAEQVFIPLTVGGGVRSADDVARLLASGADKIGVNSAAIARPDLVGEIADRFGAQVCVLSLDVTRGETASGFVVTTHGGRTRTTIDAVAWAREAVERGAGELLVNSIDADGTRDGFDLELVAAMRAASRVPVIASGGAGELDHFAPAIEAGADAVLAASVFHSRRFTIGDVKGALQDAGQVVRR; this is encoded by the coding sequence GTGGCCCCCGCTGGATCCGCCTCAGGCCCCGCCGCGCAGCTCGCCGTCCGCGTCATCCCGTGCCTCGACGTGGCCGCGGGCCGCGTCGTCAAGGGCGTCAACTTCCTCGACCTGCAGGACGCGGGCGATCCCGTCGAGCTCGCGCGCCTCTACTACGAGCAGGGCGCCGACGAGCTCACGTTCCTCGACGTCACGGCCACGGTCGAGGACCGCTCCACCATGTACGACGTCGTGAGCGCCACGGCCGAGCAGGTCTTCATCCCGCTGACGGTCGGCGGGGGAGTGCGCAGCGCCGACGACGTCGCGCGGCTGCTCGCGAGCGGCGCCGACAAGATCGGCGTCAACAGCGCGGCCATCGCCCGTCCCGACCTCGTGGGAGAGATCGCCGACCGCTTCGGCGCGCAGGTCTGCGTCCTGTCGCTCGACGTGACGCGCGGCGAGACGGCGTCCGGCTTCGTCGTGACGACCCACGGCGGCCGCACGCGGACGACCATCGACGCCGTCGCGTGGGCCCGCGAGGCCGTCGAGCGCGGCGCGGGCGAGCTGCTCGTCAACTCCATCGACGCCGACGGCACGCGCGACGGCTTCGACCTCGAGCTCGTGGCCGCCATGCGCGCCGCGAGCCGCGTTCCCGTCATCGCCTCGGGCGGCGCGGGCGAGCTCGACCACTTCGCGCCCGCGATCGAGGCCGGCGCCGACGCCGTGCTCGCCGCGAGCGTCTTCCACTCCCGCCGGTTCACGATCGGCGACGTCAAGGGCGCCCTCCAGGACGCCGGTCAGGTGGTCCGACGATGA
- the trpB gene encoding tryptophan synthase subunit beta: MTDLRSVTGPYFGEFGGRYVPESLVAALDELSTAWDELKVDPAFIEELKELHRTYTGRPSLITEVPRFAAHAGGARIILKREDLNHTGSHKINNVLGQALLTKKIGKKRIIAETGAGQHGVATATAAALFGLDCVIYMGEVDTERQALNVARMRLLGAEVIPVRSGSRTLKDAINDAMRDWVTNVETTNYVFGTVAGPHPFPAMVRDLQKVIGEEAREQVLALTGRLPDAVAACVGGGSNAIGIFHAFLDDADVALYGFEAGGDGADTPRTAATITKGRPGMLHGARSYLLQDEDGQTIDSHSISAGLDYPGVGPEHSWLSDLGRASYRPVTDDQAMSALRLLSRTEGIIPAIESAHALAGALELGEELGPESIILVNLSGRGDKDMETAGKYFDLIDAGAEQS; the protein is encoded by the coding sequence ATGACCGACCTGCGCAGCGTGACCGGCCCCTACTTCGGCGAGTTCGGCGGGCGCTACGTCCCGGAGTCCCTCGTCGCCGCCCTCGACGAGCTGTCGACGGCGTGGGACGAGCTCAAGGTCGACCCCGCGTTCATCGAGGAGCTCAAGGAGCTGCACCGCACGTACACGGGCCGCCCGTCGCTCATCACGGAGGTGCCGCGGTTCGCCGCGCACGCCGGCGGCGCCCGCATCATCCTCAAGCGCGAGGACCTGAACCACACGGGCTCGCACAAGATCAACAACGTGCTGGGCCAGGCCCTGCTCACCAAGAAGATCGGCAAGAAGCGCATCATCGCGGAGACGGGCGCGGGCCAGCACGGCGTCGCGACCGCCACGGCGGCCGCGCTCTTCGGCCTCGACTGCGTCATCTACATGGGCGAGGTCGACACCGAGCGGCAGGCGCTGAACGTGGCGCGCATGCGCCTGCTGGGCGCCGAGGTCATCCCGGTGCGCTCGGGCTCGCGCACGCTCAAGGACGCCATCAACGACGCCATGCGCGACTGGGTCACCAACGTCGAGACCACCAACTACGTCTTCGGCACGGTGGCGGGCCCGCACCCGTTCCCGGCCATGGTGCGCGACCTGCAGAAGGTCATCGGCGAGGAGGCCCGCGAGCAGGTCCTCGCGCTCACGGGGCGCCTGCCCGACGCCGTCGCCGCGTGCGTCGGCGGCGGATCCAACGCCATCGGCATCTTCCACGCGTTCCTCGACGACGCCGACGTGGCCCTCTACGGGTTCGAGGCCGGCGGCGACGGCGCGGACACCCCGCGCACCGCCGCCACCATCACCAAGGGCCGGCCCGGCATGCTGCACGGCGCGCGCAGCTACCTCCTCCAGGACGAGGACGGCCAGACCATCGACTCGCACTCCATCTCCGCCGGCCTCGACTACCCGGGCGTCGGCCCGGAGCACTCTTGGCTGTCGGACCTCGGCCGTGCGTCGTACCGTCCCGTCACGGACGACCAGGCGATGAGCGCGCTGCGCCTCCTCAGCCGCACCGAAGGCATCATCCCGGCCATCGAGTCGGCGCACGCCCTCGCCGGCGCGCTCGAGCTCGGCGAGGAGCTCGGCCCCGAGTCGATCATCCTGGTCAACCTCAGCGGCCGCGGCGACAAGGACATGGAGACCGCGGGGAAGTACTTCGACCTCATCGACGCCGGGGCGGAGCAGTCGTGA
- the trpA gene encoding tryptophan synthase subunit alpha, with translation MTAAAHAAAPAGSPVERTIALRREQGSGALVGYLPVGFPDVATSIEAAVALVENGVDVIELGLPYSDPVMDGPVIQRATQTALAQGFRLRDGFDALHAITQRVDAPVLLMTYWNPVVQYGVERFADDIVAAGGAGLITPDLIPDEGADWLAASERTGLDRVFLAAPSSSQARLHQAVERSRGFVYAVSTMGITGARQDVDQAARGLVSRLRDAGSTSACVGIGISTGDQVREVLDYADGAIVGSALVAALADGGVPGVARAAADLARGTALQ, from the coding sequence GTGACCGCGGCAGCCCACGCCGCCGCGCCCGCGGGCAGCCCCGTCGAGCGGACCATCGCGCTCCGGCGCGAGCAGGGATCCGGCGCCCTCGTCGGCTACCTGCCCGTCGGGTTCCCCGACGTCGCCACCAGCATCGAGGCCGCCGTCGCGCTCGTCGAGAACGGCGTCGACGTCATCGAGCTCGGCCTGCCGTACAGCGACCCCGTCATGGACGGCCCCGTCATCCAGCGCGCCACGCAGACCGCGCTCGCGCAGGGCTTCCGCCTCCGCGACGGCTTCGACGCCCTGCACGCGATCACCCAGCGCGTCGACGCCCCGGTCCTCCTCATGACCTACTGGAACCCCGTCGTGCAGTACGGCGTGGAGCGCTTCGCGGACGACATCGTCGCCGCGGGGGGCGCCGGCCTCATCACCCCGGACCTCATCCCGGACGAGGGCGCCGACTGGCTCGCCGCCTCCGAGCGCACGGGCCTCGACCGCGTGTTCCTCGCGGCCCCGTCCTCCAGCCAGGCCCGCCTGCACCAGGCCGTCGAGCGCAGCCGCGGCTTCGTTTACGCCGTCTCGACCATGGGCATCACGGGTGCCCGGCAGGACGTCGACCAGGCCGCGCGCGGGCTCGTCTCGCGCCTGCGCGACGCGGGGTCCACCAGCGCGTGCGTCGGCATCGGCATCTCCACCGGCGACCAGGTGCGCGAGGTGCTCGACTACGCCGACGGCGCCATCGTCGGGTCCGCCCTCGTGGCGGCCCTCGCCGACGGCGGCGTGCCCGGGGTCGCCCGCGCCGCGGCCGATCTCGCGCGGGGAACCGCGCTACAGTAG
- the trpC gene encoding indole-3-glycerol phosphate synthase TrpC, producing the protein MLDDLLAGALEDAAARRETRPLAQVEADALARPAALDALSALAPADRVKIIAEVKRSSPSRGALAEIPDPALLASRYETGGASAISVLTEGRRFGGSLHDLEQVRDTVSIPVLRKDFIGEPYQVLEARASGADLVLLIVAALDQRTLVQLHALVGELGMTALVETHSAEEVSRALDLGAQVVGVNARDLTTFELDRDLFGRLADSIPAGVVRIAESAVKTADDVAHYRRAGADVVLVGEALVTGDPVRTLSEFLDIRA; encoded by the coding sequence ATGCTGGACGACCTCCTCGCCGGCGCCCTCGAGGACGCGGCCGCGCGCCGCGAGACCCGTCCCCTCGCCCAGGTCGAGGCCGACGCGCTCGCGCGCCCCGCGGCCCTCGACGCCCTCAGCGCCCTCGCGCCCGCCGACCGGGTGAAGATCATCGCCGAGGTGAAGCGCTCGAGCCCCTCGCGCGGCGCCCTCGCCGAGATCCCGGATCCCGCGCTCCTCGCGTCCCGCTACGAGACCGGCGGGGCCAGCGCCATCAGCGTCCTCACCGAGGGCCGCAGGTTCGGCGGCTCGCTGCACGACCTCGAGCAGGTGCGCGACACGGTGTCCATCCCCGTGCTCCGCAAGGACTTCATCGGCGAGCCATACCAGGTGCTGGAGGCGCGCGCCTCGGGCGCCGACCTCGTCCTCCTCATCGTCGCCGCGCTCGACCAGAGGACGCTCGTCCAGCTGCACGCGCTCGTGGGCGAGCTCGGCATGACCGCGCTCGTCGAGACCCACTCGGCCGAGGAGGTGTCCCGCGCGCTCGACCTCGGCGCGCAGGTAGTGGGCGTCAACGCCCGGGACCTCACCACCTTCGAGCTCGACCGCGACCTCTTCGGGCGCCTGGCCGACTCCATCCCCGCGGGCGTCGTGCGCATCGCGGAGTCCGCGGTGAAGACCGCCGACGACGTGGCGCACTACCGCCGCGCGGGCGCCGACGTCGTCCTGGTGGGCGAGGCGCTCGTCACGGGCGATCCCGTCCGCACGCTCTCCGAGTTCCTGGACATCCGCGCATGA
- a CDS encoding DUF6704 family protein: protein MSTESAEPGHGNSPAAWTAVVIMLVAFTVGTIAFWFAIEPVVWASAVLAILGWITGGVMKKMGFGVGGHRTVSTHSKAHS from the coding sequence ATGTCCACAGAGTCCGCAGAACCCGGCCACGGCAACTCGCCGGCGGCCTGGACGGCTGTCGTCATCATGCTCGTCGCGTTCACCGTCGGCACCATCGCGTTCTGGTTCGCCATCGAGCCCGTCGTGTGGGCCTCGGCGGTCCTCGCCATCCTCGGCTGGATCACCGGCGGCGTCATGAAGAAGATGGGCTTCGGCGTCGGCGGGCACCGCACCGTGTCCACCCACTCGAAGGCGCACTCCTAG